Proteins from one Gimesia maris genomic window:
- the serA gene encoding phosphoglycerate dehydrogenase, producing the protein MYRVLITDNLSPAGLKILEDNPEIEVDIRSGLSPEEVREALKSADGIIIRSATKLTEEVLKGQPRLKAIVRAGVGVDNIDRAAATREGIVVMNTPAGNTTSTAEQTIALMMALARNIGPAYATMKEGKWERKKLTGTQVAGKTLAIIGLGRIGLSVAHRAQGLEMKVIGYDPFMSAERAAEYGIELYKEVDELVKHCDFLTVHTPLTDETRDLINAERIATMRPGVRIINCARGGIVNEDDLADALESGKVAGAACDVFTQEPPENRRLIDAPNMLATPHLGASTDEAQEMVALEAAEIISDFLTKNEIRHAINMIPVSGAEMADLKPHIELGHRLGLFLSQQTKGSLKSVQIQYRGEVADKQTKLITSSFAAGLLSNAFEAEINIVNATVFAKERGIEISESKSTEAGTLSTLITATIETEEGKCSAAGTIFGQDFLRLTRLDEFYLDGYLDGNLLIYRHNDVPGLIGYIGTVLGNHNVNIAHMALGRLQNQPGGEAIAVLNVDGEVPEAAIAEVSSHKDVSCVKLIKMPPATAPLSWLQ; encoded by the coding sequence ATGTACCGAGTCCTGATCACGGACAACCTTTCGCCAGCCGGTCTTAAAATTCTCGAAGATAACCCGGAAATCGAAGTGGATATTCGTTCCGGTTTATCGCCAGAAGAAGTACGGGAAGCACTCAAGTCGGCAGATGGTATTATCATCCGCAGCGCGACAAAACTCACTGAAGAAGTTCTGAAAGGCCAGCCCCGTCTCAAAGCAATTGTGCGAGCGGGGGTAGGAGTCGACAATATCGATCGCGCTGCTGCCACGCGGGAAGGGATTGTCGTCATGAACACACCGGCCGGGAATACCACCAGTACGGCCGAGCAGACCATCGCCCTCATGATGGCGCTGGCCCGCAACATCGGCCCTGCTTACGCCACCATGAAGGAAGGAAAATGGGAACGCAAGAAGCTGACGGGAACCCAGGTGGCTGGCAAAACCCTGGCAATTATCGGACTGGGTCGGATCGGTCTCTCCGTGGCACATCGAGCCCAGGGGCTGGAAATGAAAGTCATCGGCTACGATCCTTTCATGTCAGCAGAACGTGCAGCCGAGTATGGCATTGAACTTTACAAAGAAGTCGATGAACTGGTTAAGCATTGTGACTTCCTGACCGTTCACACACCGCTGACCGACGAAACACGCGACCTGATTAACGCCGAGCGAATCGCGACCATGCGTCCTGGCGTGCGGATCATCAACTGTGCCCGTGGTGGTATCGTCAACGAAGACGATCTGGCCGATGCCCTGGAATCCGGAAAAGTCGCCGGCGCCGCCTGCGATGTATTCACACAGGAACCACCCGAAAACCGTCGTCTGATCGACGCTCCCAATATGCTTGCCACTCCCCACCTCGGTGCCTCAACCGACGAAGCCCAGGAAATGGTGGCACTCGAAGCAGCAGAAATCATCTCGGACTTCCTGACCAAAAATGAAATCCGTCACGCGATCAACATGATTCCCGTTTCAGGTGCCGAAATGGCTGACCTGAAACCACACATTGAACTGGGACACCGCCTGGGACTGTTTTTATCTCAACAGACCAAAGGCAGCCTGAAAAGCGTCCAGATCCAGTATCGGGGTGAAGTCGCAGACAAACAGACCAAACTGATTACTTCCAGTTTTGCAGCCGGACTGCTGTCCAATGCCTTTGAAGCAGAGATCAATATCGTCAATGCAACGGTATTCGCTAAAGAACGTGGCATTGAAATTTCAGAATCAAAATCAACCGAAGCCGGTACGCTTTCCACTTTGATTACTGCAACGATCGAAACGGAAGAGGGAAAATGCTCAGCCGCGGGAACGATCTTCGGCCAGGACTTCCTGAGACTGACCCGACTGGACGAGTTCTATCTGGATGGATACCTGGATGGTAATCTGCTGATTTACCGCCACAATGATGTCCCTGGCCTGATTGGTTACATCGGCACGGTCCTGGGCAATCACAATGTCAATATCGCCCATATGGCATTAGGTCGCCTGCAGAATCAACCTGGCGGAGAAGCGATTGCTGTCTTGAACGTCGACGGTGAAGTTCCCGAGGCAGCCATTGCAGAAGTATCCAGCCACAAAGACGTTTCCTGCGTCAAGCTGATTAAAATGCCTCCAGCGACTGCACCACTGTCCTGGCTGCAATAG
- a CDS encoding TAXI family TRAP transporter solute-binding subunit, whose product MKRSAIKVLLVILLIFLPVILHQAYRWMTALPDQITIAAGHPEGRYYSMALQLKDLLEEQLGTNVKVIQTKGSLENLALLRGGEADLGFYQPGAEYVLKGFQAAPENADAPKQVESNRICFIANLYSQVVHVIVPVDSDIKKLADLKGHRIALGEQGSGDLAASLPLLKHAQIKLEEITPAYLSYEEIEEQFKQQQLDAAIMTVGIEAPVLHELLDTGKYRILEIPYIEALTRKETHFEEYEIPAGMFRRADLVVPPQDLQTVACGAHLLARESVSDDMVSGVTSIILHQDFSKQLQLNELIEGGNSFARDSQGFPLHAGADHIYNPELKPFLNSEFVEVTEGMRSFIVSMLIASYLLWRQIQKRREKAKEHKLDRYIRQLLAIENKQMKLDGNQHSDGPALQILLDEVTALRQENLKQFSAHELNEDRATDAFLEMCHALSDKINAKLLGWKIDRLGEKINRSPDS is encoded by the coding sequence ATGAAGCGGTCTGCAATCAAAGTTCTGCTGGTTATTCTTTTGATCTTTTTACCCGTGATATTACATCAGGCATATCGCTGGATGACAGCATTACCAGATCAGATCACGATTGCAGCAGGTCATCCGGAAGGCCGTTATTACAGCATGGCGCTGCAACTCAAAGACCTGCTGGAAGAGCAACTTGGGACGAACGTTAAAGTTATTCAGACGAAAGGCTCGCTGGAGAATCTTGCTTTGCTAAGAGGTGGTGAGGCGGACCTGGGCTTTTATCAGCCAGGAGCTGAATACGTACTGAAGGGATTTCAAGCGGCACCGGAAAATGCGGATGCTCCGAAGCAGGTGGAATCGAACCGAATCTGTTTTATTGCAAATCTGTATTCACAGGTCGTGCATGTGATAGTACCGGTGGATTCTGATATCAAAAAGCTGGCTGATCTGAAGGGGCATCGCATTGCTCTGGGGGAACAGGGATCCGGAGATCTTGCCGCCAGTCTGCCTCTCTTAAAACATGCACAAATCAAACTGGAAGAAATTACACCCGCATACCTGTCTTACGAAGAAATTGAAGAGCAGTTCAAGCAGCAACAACTGGATGCAGCCATCATGACTGTGGGCATCGAAGCGCCGGTTCTGCATGAACTGCTTGATACAGGTAAATATCGAATTCTGGAAATTCCCTATATTGAAGCACTCACACGTAAAGAAACACATTTTGAGGAGTATGAGATCCCAGCCGGGATGTTTCGCCGGGCTGATCTGGTAGTGCCTCCACAAGACCTGCAAACGGTAGCCTGTGGCGCACACCTTCTTGCCCGGGAGTCGGTTTCCGACGACATGGTTTCGGGAGTGACGTCCATTATTTTACACCAGGATTTTTCAAAGCAGTTGCAACTGAATGAATTGATTGAGGGAGGGAACTCCTTTGCCCGGGATAGTCAGGGATTTCCACTGCATGCCGGGGCAGATCATATCTATAATCCGGAACTGAAACCCTTTTTGAATTCCGAGTTTGTCGAAGTCACTGAAGGAATGCGATCTTTTATCGTATCAATGCTGATCGCGAGTTACCTGCTGTGGCGCCAGATTCAGAAACGACGTGAAAAAGCCAAAGAGCATAAACTGGACCGCTACATCAGGCAACTGCTTGCCATTGAGAATAAACAGATGAAACTGGATGGGAATCAGCATTCAGATGGTCCGGCGTTACAGATACTTCTTGACGAGGTGACGGCGTTACGCCAGGAGAATCTGAAACAGTTTTCTGCGCATGAACTGAATGAAGACCGTGCGACAGATGCGTTCCTGGAGATGTGTCATGCTTTAAGTGACAAAATTAATGCCAAGCTGCTGGGCTGGAAAATTGACCGGCTGGGTGAGAAAATAAACAGAAGTCCTGACTCTTAA
- the trmB gene encoding tRNA (guanosine(46)-N7)-methyltransferase TrmB, with product MSRSKPTRDLRPYFQTLEDLEGPFQWENFFGNDHPVVLDVGAGRGLFLFNASGEHPEKNFLGMEIDYREGRRAATRLLKAERSNARMLGGDARIAFDKFIPDSSISEVHVYFPDPWWKKRHHKRRIFTDVFVSRITKALKNEGELHFWTDVEEYFERVTNLMNHASQFLRREPPEEKLPEHDMDFQTSFERKKRREGWQIHRGLWVLQKPSET from the coding sequence ATGTCGCGTTCCAAGCCTACCCGTGACCTTCGCCCTTACTTTCAAACGCTTGAGGACCTGGAAGGCCCTTTCCAGTGGGAAAATTTCTTTGGGAATGACCATCCGGTCGTCCTGGATGTCGGCGCGGGTCGTGGCCTGTTCCTGTTCAATGCCAGTGGAGAACACCCCGAAAAAAATTTCCTGGGTATGGAAATTGATTACCGGGAAGGCAGACGGGCAGCCACCCGCCTGCTGAAAGCCGAGCGATCCAATGCCCGCATGCTGGGCGGCGATGCCAGAATTGCCTTTGACAAATTCATTCCGGATTCGTCAATCTCAGAAGTTCATGTTTACTTTCCTGACCCCTGGTGGAAAAAGCGTCATCACAAACGTCGCATCTTTACAGATGTATTTGTCAGCCGCATCACCAAAGCGTTAAAGAATGAAGGCGAACTTCACTTCTGGACCGATGTGGAAGAATACTTTGAACGCGTGACGAACCTCATGAATCATGCCAGTCAGTTTCTCCGCCGTGAACCGCCTGAAGAAAAGCTGCCGGAACATGACATGGATTTCCAGACCAGCTTCGAACGAAAAAAACGGAGAGAAGGCTGGCAGATTCATCGCGGGCTCTGGGTATTGCAGAAACCCTCTGAGACCTGA
- a CDS encoding CinA family protein: protein MLPDFLMQAAIQVKSALVQRDEKLVLAESCTGGLAATLMTSLPGISEYFCGSAVVYRWDTKMKWLGVQRETLDEYTDVSLETAREMAVGVLRQTPEATLSASITGHLGPDAPIDQDGIICISLARSDTDETQTGAEWILAESYQCDDLLTSLDLNIQTDQELTLRQQRQLAAAHQFLNLIAATIEP, encoded by the coding sequence ATGTTACCCGATTTTTTGATGCAGGCAGCTATCCAGGTCAAGTCAGCACTGGTGCAGCGCGATGAGAAACTGGTACTGGCAGAAAGCTGTACCGGGGGTCTGGCGGCCACCCTGATGACCAGCTTGCCCGGGATTTCAGAGTACTTTTGTGGTTCTGCCGTGGTATACCGCTGGGATACAAAAATGAAATGGCTGGGTGTGCAGAGGGAGACGCTGGACGAATATACCGACGTAAGCCTTGAAACCGCCCGTGAAATGGCTGTGGGAGTTCTGAGGCAAACTCCAGAAGCAACGCTGTCTGCCTCGATTACAGGACATCTGGGGCCTGACGCTCCGATAGATCAGGATGGAATTATCTGTATCAGTCTCGCACGAAGCGATACAGATGAAACTCAAACTGGTGCAGAATGGATACTGGCTGAAAGTTACCAGTGCGATGATTTGCTCACCAGTCTGGATCTGAACATACAGACCGATCAGGAGTTAACGCTCAGGCAGCAACGCCAGCTTGCCGCCGCTCATCAATTTCTGAATCTCATTGCGGCGACCATAGAACCGTAA